The Halopelagius longus genome has a segment encoding these proteins:
- a CDS encoding helix-turn-helix domain-containing protein, which translates to MRYLTILIEPDGGRAFHPLGGRLTDDPAIERRAIHRVELLADDTVLLFAEASGSQERYEQIMEDSPHVEEYLVTGGDRWMAVSRFEPTDGVRRALELQRESHLVIETPIRFTSDGALKVTCLGADETFEKLSEDVDDVESITFELLEIGDYDPDDSSFSRMFTSRQEEVLEAAVDMGYYDVPRRAKLEDVAEVVGIAPPTASEHLRKVEARVFSEIVR; encoded by the coding sequence ATGCGATATCTTACGATTCTCATCGAACCGGATGGAGGGAGGGCGTTCCATCCACTCGGGGGGAGGCTGACGGACGACCCCGCTATCGAACGGCGAGCCATCCACCGCGTCGAACTTCTTGCCGACGATACCGTGCTGCTATTTGCCGAGGCGAGCGGCAGTCAGGAACGCTACGAGCAGATTATGGAGGACTCGCCTCACGTCGAGGAGTATCTCGTCACCGGAGGCGACCGTTGGATGGCCGTGAGTCGATTCGAACCGACGGACGGGGTTCGTCGGGCTCTGGAGCTACAACGAGAATCGCATCTCGTAATCGAGACGCCGATTCGATTCACGTCCGACGGAGCGCTCAAGGTAACGTGCTTAGGGGCCGACGAGACGTTCGAAAAGCTGTCCGAAGACGTCGACGACGTAGAATCGATTACGTTCGAACTTCTCGAGATAGGCGATTACGACCCCGACGACTCGTCGTTCAGCAGGATGTTCACGTCTCGACAGGAGGAAGTGCTGGAAGCGGCAGTCGATATGGGATATTATGACGTTCCCCGACGGGCGAAACTCGAAGACGTCGCCGAAGTTGTCGGAATCGCTCCGCCGACGGCGAGCGAACACCTTCGAAAAGTCGAAGCACGCGTGTTTAGCGAAATCGTTCGCTGA
- a CDS encoding alpha/beta fold hydrolase, whose amino-acid sequence MTETKTHPNTDASLFADHRVESTYRNVNGVRLHVVVAGDPDAPLVVLLHGHPDFWYGWRDQILPLVEAGFRVVVPDQRGCNLSDAPDGVDAYRQSELSADVCELIRSEGREPAHVVGHDFGGFVGWNVALRRPSVVDRLGILNVPHPTAYRDVVRSSPRQIARSWYVWFYQVPKLPEWILGRNDADAMVTALEKTSNPGTFDEETIRRYRAAWRHTGVAPRINWYRGFRRSEGPPRDTVVQPTLICWGQDDIALLPSLAVKSLGYCENSQLRMFSDASHWVQHDEREEVTEALLSHLS is encoded by the coding sequence ATGACTGAGACGAAAACGCACCCGAACACTGACGCATCGTTGTTCGCCGATCACCGCGTCGAATCCACCTATCGAAACGTCAACGGCGTCCGGTTACACGTCGTAGTCGCGGGCGACCCCGACGCTCCACTGGTCGTCTTACTGCACGGCCATCCCGATTTCTGGTACGGCTGGCGCGACCAGATACTCCCGCTCGTCGAAGCCGGTTTCCGCGTGGTCGTACCGGACCAACGGGGCTGTAATCTGAGCGACGCTCCCGACGGAGTCGATGCCTATCGGCAATCGGAACTCTCCGCCGACGTCTGCGAACTGATCCGCAGCGAGGGCCGGGAACCGGCACACGTCGTCGGACACGACTTCGGCGGGTTCGTCGGGTGGAACGTAGCGCTCCGTCGGCCGTCCGTGGTCGACCGACTCGGTATCTTGAACGTGCCGCATCCGACGGCGTATCGAGACGTGGTACGCTCCAGTCCCCGACAGATCGCTCGGAGCTGGTACGTCTGGTTCTATCAGGTACCGAAGCTCCCCGAGTGGATACTCGGTCGGAACGACGCGGACGCGATGGTCACCGCCCTCGAAAAAACGTCGAATCCGGGGACGTTCGACGAAGAAACGATCCGTCGCTACCGGGCGGCGTGGCGGCACACCGGCGTTGCCCCGCGGATCAACTGGTATCGCGGATTCCGTCGGTCGGAGGGCCCACCGCGCGACACGGTTGTCCAACCGACGCTGATCTGTTGGGGACAAGACGACATCGCGCTCCTCCCCTCACTGGCCGTAAAGAGCCTCGGCTACTGTGAAAACAGCCAGCTGCGGATGTTCTCCGATGCTTCACACTGGGTGCAACACGACGAGCGTGAGGAAGTAACCGAAGCACTGCTCAGTCACCTCTCGTAA
- a CDS encoding ParA family protein: MARAVSVSLQKGGVGKTTVAINLADALAARGNDVLLVDLDQQGNATEGVGLKEFYEDATPNIGDVLTDDDPLDVREVIRDREAFDVIPAHVDLDDIEDRIRNSTFGVLWVRRRIIEPLLDDEYDYIVIDSPPSLGPLSDASLIGAGHVIVPLLMSEPSVSGFERMVEQQIRPIRNEVGLEILAIVPNDLSGNNEERRIITDLEDSPFEEYLPEFAGSAKFDETGTPGPGIRHRIAFSRAWRDGKTLREYDPENDMLDRLDQLAAVVENGGTDDA, encoded by the coding sequence ATGGCGAGGGCAGTGAGCGTCTCACTACAGAAGGGCGGCGTCGGGAAGACGACGGTGGCGATAAATCTCGCGGACGCACTCGCCGCGCGGGGGAACGACGTCCTCCTCGTGGACCTCGACCAACAGGGCAACGCGACGGAAGGCGTCGGTCTGAAGGAGTTCTACGAGGACGCGACGCCGAACATCGGCGACGTGTTGACCGACGACGACCCTCTCGACGTCCGCGAGGTGATTCGCGACCGGGAGGCGTTCGACGTTATCCCGGCGCACGTGGACTTAGACGACATCGAAGACCGGATTCGGAACTCCACGTTCGGGGTGCTGTGGGTTCGCCGCCGCATCATCGAACCTCTCCTCGACGACGAGTACGACTACATCGTCATCGATTCGCCGCCGAGTCTGGGCCCTCTCTCCGACGCGTCGCTCATCGGCGCGGGACACGTCATCGTCCCCCTCCTCATGAGCGAACCGAGCGTCAGCGGATTCGAACGGATGGTCGAACAGCAGATTCGGCCGATTCGGAACGAAGTCGGCCTCGAAATCCTCGCGATCGTCCCGAACGACCTCAGCGGAAACAACGAGGAGCGCCGTATCATCACGGACTTGGAGGACTCGCCGTTCGAGGAGTACCTCCCCGAGTTCGCGGGGTCGGCGAAGTTCGACGAGACGGGGACACCCGGACCGGGCATCCGACACCGCATCGCCTTCAGTCGCGCGTGGCGCGACGGGAAGACCCTCCGGGAGTACGACCCCGAGAACGACATGCTGGACCGCCTCGACCAACTCGCCGCGGTCGTAGAGAACGGAGGGACCGACGATGCCTGA
- a CDS encoding transglutaminaseTgpA domain-containing protein, translating to MSDDSRTLLSGSDSPNLGRIFLACCCVVAVVLSASLLVPASASLGSSPVHSLLVFGEGTGDGAGGRLGALDPTPSTTVGQSVADGENPYRSLGTEVHFTVRSSSPSYWRTGAYGTYTGDRWTQTDDSRPYDGDVSPDARGERVSYSVTLNQSATALPTVWRPNTVSVSGVSPSLRVTDGRAVVAETTLPEGTSYVGESSVQTRDPEVLRTAGTDYPDGVESRYATLPDDASPRVARLTEDITANASTPYEKAVAIERWLESNKEYSLSASHDDDGGTVVEEFVFDMDEGYCEYFASSMAVMLRSQDVPARYVVGYSTGERTGPNTYTVRNMNAHAWVEVYFPDTGWVRFDPTPGQDRIDSERRAYEQREQGTYDAAGANDTATPEPTSATPNGSESTDDATTPDGSERTRTADEEVSSDGERTASETTAPPSVTFATNRTPAPGATVEVTVTRGDEPVSGRVVTFNGRPVGTTDAEGRVVGEVPYAETLTVELADSDGDGRTSLRASAGGRPPTGGATGDAAYAVRSPTISQVTDNDSASYELETNATLSVVVDPVTGSEVLLVATVDGVPVRDATVTVDGDAAGRTNDRGRVSVTLPSDPGEVAVNVSRGPVRGSETLSLPELNVSVERSLPLSLPFTSATVRTTLGDENATGVPVRMNGRTVGTTGPDGTATVSLPFSRTATVAVERYGQSRSTTVSGMLVNGLALLGVGLAGLVAVGGGAYRRGLTPRTLVLALVRGVPRLFDRFLATLLSGASVADAALDRFRGLRRRVGAVVRGVVARTHSLTEVRAILLAWATDRYADARERGRRIRRRTVGTPGGEDAGVRDGDPDARTVRECWDEFRERVSVPKQASRTPGELAAHAVEVDRLPVGPVRTLRDGFREVEYGGRSPADRSAEMEAATREIREALADREEEAAQTGREGPNGGDGA from the coding sequence ATGTCAGACGACTCTCGAACGCTGCTGTCCGGATCGGACAGCCCGAACCTCGGTCGAATCTTCCTCGCGTGCTGTTGTGTCGTCGCCGTCGTCCTCTCGGCCTCCCTCCTCGTCCCCGCCTCGGCGTCGCTCGGTTCCTCTCCCGTGCACTCGCTTCTCGTGTTCGGCGAGGGGACCGGCGACGGCGCGGGAGGCAGACTCGGCGCACTCGACCCCACGCCCTCGACGACCGTCGGCCAGTCCGTCGCCGACGGCGAGAACCCCTACCGCTCGCTCGGGACGGAAGTCCACTTCACCGTTCGGAGTTCGTCCCCGAGCTACTGGCGAACCGGCGCGTACGGCACGTACACCGGCGACAGATGGACGCAGACCGACGACTCCCGACCGTACGACGGCGACGTATCGCCCGACGCCCGCGGGGAACGCGTCTCCTACTCGGTGACGCTGAACCAGTCGGCGACGGCGCTTCCGACCGTCTGGCGTCCGAACACCGTCTCCGTCTCCGGGGTGTCCCCCTCCCTGCGCGTCACCGACGGGCGCGCAGTCGTCGCAGAGACGACCCTCCCGGAGGGCACCTCCTACGTCGGCGAGAGTAGCGTGCAGACGCGCGACCCCGAAGTCCTCCGGACCGCGGGCACCGACTACCCCGACGGCGTCGAATCCCGATACGCGACTCTCCCGGACGACGCGTCGCCGCGAGTCGCCCGCCTGACGGAGGACATCACGGCGAACGCCTCCACGCCGTACGAGAAGGCCGTCGCGATAGAGCGCTGGTTGGAGTCGAACAAGGAGTACTCGCTGTCGGCCTCGCACGACGACGACGGCGGAACCGTCGTCGAGGAGTTCGTCTTCGACATGGACGAGGGCTACTGCGAGTACTTCGCCAGTTCCATGGCCGTGATGCTCCGGTCGCAGGACGTTCCGGCGCGCTACGTCGTCGGCTACTCGACGGGCGAACGGACCGGACCGAACACCTACACCGTCCGCAACATGAACGCCCACGCGTGGGTCGAGGTGTACTTCCCCGACACCGGGTGGGTCCGGTTCGATCCGACGCCGGGACAGGACCGAATCGACTCCGAACGACGCGCCTACGAGCAACGGGAGCAGGGAACGTACGACGCCGCGGGCGCGAACGACACCGCCACGCCCGAACCGACTTCGGCGACGCCGAACGGTTCAGAATCGACCGACGACGCGACGACGCCCGACGGCTCCGAGCGGACGAGAACAGCGGACGAGGAGGTGTCGTCGGACGGCGAACGGACGGCGTCGGAGACGACCGCCCCACCGTCCGTGACGTTCGCGACGAACCGAACCCCCGCGCCCGGTGCGACGGTCGAAGTGACGGTCACGCGCGGCGACGAGCCCGTCTCCGGGCGGGTCGTGACGTTCAACGGCCGCCCCGTCGGAACGACGGACGCCGAGGGGAGAGTCGTCGGCGAGGTACCGTACGCGGAGACGCTGACAGTCGAACTCGCCGACTCCGACGGCGACGGACGAACGTCGCTCCGGGCGAGTGCGGGCGGTCGGCCCCCGACCGGCGGAGCGACGGGTGACGCCGCGTACGCCGTCCGATCGCCGACTATCTCGCAGGTGACCGACAACGATTCGGCCTCCTACGAGTTGGAGACGAACGCGACGCTCTCCGTCGTCGTCGACCCCGTCACCGGGAGCGAGGTACTCCTCGTCGCGACCGTAGACGGCGTCCCCGTCCGCGACGCGACGGTTACCGTCGACGGCGACGCCGCCGGCAGGACGAACGACCGCGGACGCGTCTCGGTGACGCTCCCCTCCGACCCCGGCGAGGTGGCGGTGAACGTCTCTCGCGGCCCGGTCCGCGGGAGCGAGACGCTCTCGCTGCCCGAACTGAACGTGAGCGTCGAGCGGTCGCTCCCCCTCTCGCTTCCCTTTACGTCGGCGACGGTTCGGACGACCCTCGGCGACGAGAACGCGACGGGCGTGCCGGTCAGGATGAACGGACGGACGGTCGGAACCACCGGCCCCGACGGCACTGCGACCGTCTCGCTCCCGTTTTCGCGGACGGCGACGGTCGCCGTCGAACGCTACGGCCAATCGCGCAGTACGACCGTCTCCGGGATGCTCGTAAACGGTCTCGCACTCCTCGGCGTCGGACTCGCCGGCCTCGTCGCCGTCGGCGGCGGCGCGTACCGACGCGGACTCACGCCGCGAACGCTGGTTCTCGCACTCGTGCGCGGCGTCCCTCGCCTGTTCGACCGCTTCCTCGCGACCCTCCTCTCGGGTGCGAGCGTCGCGGACGCGGCACTCGACCGCTTCCGCGGCCTCCGCCGCCGAGTCGGTGCCGTCGTCCGGGGAGTCGTCGCCCGAACGCACTCGCTGACCGAGGTTCGGGCGATACTCCTCGCGTGGGCGACCGACCGATACGCGGACGCGAGAGAGCGCGGACGGCGGATTCGGCGTCGGACCGTCGGAACTCCGGGGGGCGAAGACGCCGGCGTTCGCGACGGCGACCCCGACGCCCGAACCGTCCGCGAGTGTTGGGACGAGTTCCGCGAACGCGTGAGCGTCCCGAAACAGGCGTCCCGAACCCCCGGCGAACTCGCGGCCCACGCCGTCGAGGTGGACCGTCTCCCGGTCGGCCCGGTTCGAACGCTCCGCGACGGGTTCCGCGAGGTGGAGTACGGCGGACGCTCCCCCGCCGACCGGTCCGCGGAGATGGAGGCCGCGACGAGGGAGATACGCGAGGCACTCGCCGACCGAGAGGAGGAAGCGGCACAGACCGGCCGAGAGGGACCGAACGGAGGTGACGGCGCGTGA
- a CDS encoding DUF7269 family protein, with protein MNRLRAFAGFLGVVAVAVAVALVVGVVPDGPVATAESAVASVDTGAYLFGLAAVAVLSGAWFSRRRPAPRPRTDAEARFESLRDAPPEAATGSSAPRPGGRFDGLLAEATDGRSEGSMRAVRDRLRALAAETYADVRNAPADEARRAVESGEWTDDRLAAATVADGDDASYPFGSRLRLWLDPARERRRRAERTLDAVRELRETGGGE; from the coding sequence GTGAACCGCCTTCGGGCGTTCGCGGGGTTCCTCGGCGTCGTCGCGGTGGCAGTCGCGGTAGCTCTCGTCGTCGGCGTCGTCCCCGACGGACCGGTCGCGACGGCCGAGAGCGCCGTCGCGTCGGTCGATACCGGTGCGTACCTGTTCGGCCTCGCGGCCGTCGCGGTGCTTTCGGGGGCGTGGTTCTCCCGGCGTCGCCCCGCACCCCGTCCGCGAACGGACGCCGAGGCGCGGTTCGAGTCGCTCCGGGACGCGCCGCCGGAGGCGGCGACGGGTTCGAGCGCTCCCCGTCCGGGCGGTCGGTTCGACGGACTGCTCGCGGAGGCGACGGACGGACGTTCGGAGGGGTCGATGCGGGCCGTTCGCGACCGACTCCGGGCGCTCGCGGCCGAGACGTACGCCGACGTTCGGAACGCCCCCGCCGACGAGGCGAGGCGGGCCGTCGAGTCCGGCGAGTGGACCGACGACCGACTCGCGGCGGCGACTGTCGCCGACGGCGACGACGCGTCGTACCCGTTCGGCTCCCGCCTCCGACTGTGGCTCGACCCGGCGCGCGAACGCCGCCGCCGGGCGGAACGGACGCTCGACGCCGTTCGAGAACTCCGCGAGACCGGAGGGGGAGAATGA
- a CDS encoding DUF58 domain-containing protein produces the protein MNVRRDPRWNAGIVGTLSLVGLGLAYASTELVAAAAVPLAYVFYGLISSLPDGATLELERELDPDAPAPGETTTVTLTVRNAGDSTLTDLRVVDGVPEALAVTEGSPRAALSLAPGDERTVEYCVVGKRGDHAFEDALVRLRSLSGVRVATTELPVGGETTLSCTNALDSRPAPDAAPVRAGSLPADSGGPGIEFHSTREYRPGDPLSRVDWRHLAKTGELTTVEFREQRATRVALVADVRPESRVVARPGHPTAAELCAHAAGRTHRALLAANDDADVTVLGLDAVDVPESVAVGPEGLPWPDGPRAAEAILEVASAVAGAEPRRTGADGDAARTGRYGDASDADAPEWVRDAVPDGGSAGSGSDTAGRTAVEDLAASMDARFPGDASVVLFSPLLDGVPVALCRALGRRGRRVTLLSPDVTGGETPGLAVADLERRLRRSALRDAGASVVDWDPTEPLSESLGRALERR, from the coding sequence ATGAACGTCCGCCGCGACCCGCGGTGGAACGCCGGCATCGTCGGGACGCTCTCTCTGGTCGGCCTCGGCCTCGCGTACGCCTCGACGGAACTCGTCGCCGCGGCCGCCGTCCCCCTCGCGTACGTCTTCTACGGGCTGATCTCGTCGCTTCCAGACGGCGCGACGCTCGAACTCGAACGCGAACTGGACCCGGACGCGCCCGCGCCGGGCGAGACGACGACGGTCACGCTCACCGTCCGGAACGCCGGCGACTCGACGCTCACCGACCTCCGCGTCGTGGACGGCGTGCCCGAGGCGTTGGCGGTCACCGAGGGGTCGCCCCGCGCCGCCCTCTCTCTCGCGCCGGGCGACGAACGGACCGTCGAGTACTGCGTCGTCGGCAAGCGCGGCGACCACGCCTTCGAGGACGCCCTCGTCCGCCTGCGCTCGCTTTCGGGGGTCCGCGTCGCGACGACGGAACTCCCCGTCGGCGGCGAGACGACGCTCTCCTGTACGAACGCGCTCGACTCGCGCCCCGCGCCGGACGCCGCCCCCGTCCGCGCCGGGTCCCTCCCGGCGGACTCGGGCGGCCCCGGCATCGAGTTCCACTCGACGCGGGAGTACCGGCCCGGCGACCCCCTCTCACGCGTCGATTGGCGACACCTCGCGAAGACGGGCGAACTCACCACCGTCGAGTTCCGCGAGCAACGGGCGACGCGGGTCGCTCTCGTCGCGGACGTCCGCCCCGAATCGAGGGTCGTCGCCCGGCCGGGGCACCCGACGGCGGCGGAACTGTGCGCTCACGCCGCCGGACGGACGCACCGCGCCCTCCTCGCGGCGAACGACGACGCCGACGTGACGGTTCTCGGTCTGGACGCCGTAGACGTCCCCGAGAGCGTCGCCGTCGGTCCCGAGGGTCTCCCGTGGCCCGACGGCCCGCGCGCTGCCGAGGCGATTTTGGAAGTCGCGTCCGCCGTCGCGGGCGCGGAACCGAGACGGACCGGCGCGGACGGCGACGCCGCCCGAACGGGCCGGTACGGCGACGCCAGCGACGCCGACGCGCCGGAGTGGGTGCGGGACGCGGTTCCGGACGGCGGTTCGGCGGGTTCGGGGTCCGACACGGCGGGGCGGACGGCCGTCGAGGACCTCGCGGCGTCGATGGACGCCCGATTCCCCGGCGACGCGAGCGTCGTGCTGTTCTCGCCGCTCTTGGACGGCGTTCCGGTGGCGCTCTGCCGCGCACTCGGCCGCCGCGGACGCCGCGTCACCCTGCTCTCGCCGGACGTGACGGGCGGAGAGACGCCCGGACTCGCGGTGGCCGACCTCGAACGGCGACTCCGGCGCTCCGCGCTCCGCGACGCCGGCGCGAGCGTCGTCGATTGGGACCCGACCGAACCGCTCTCGGAATCGCTCGGCCGCGCGCTCGAACGGAGATGA
- a CDS encoding DUF7519 family protein gives MTDADTTELAPTDAAPPRSNWRPTRTSVAFVALATALVGAALTASTGLWNAVLPAVVGAGVLAAAVALAEADAYRPLTRAVAAALLLPAGAGLVAGVGYALSKQISGTLPVGSVFVVVALAVAAFGAAAGARAVVSADALGSAASVGIVVTAFAAAVFLPLAAAPVVGEFAETLYLPVLVPDPVPAAEFPGALLGGVARYLLDPTHEGPHLFSFGLVCYVAAFGLWSALRAFPVADLLSPDDPDSARRVVDPVRAFAGVCSRWGPAALFALAVLTLSPGGFEFVPSAVLRAVSDLASVSALRALLFVGGGVCLLLAAGSLTVRRLHAATARDAAETGAPFVTALAVVAAIFAFRGQLLSALVSTVADVLPGELAATFRTHTVAVVEFYGPEVVLLGVAVCLLLAASVAVVTVYVAVVAGAVTDRATGAAFAGGGVFVAAAVASTLGAGTALVLAGLVAGLVVRDAGAHGSTLGTEVGRTAPTRRSELVHLGASLSVGVVGAAAAVGLRGVVQSVPSVSTGVVPVALGAAFLGVVLFAAALR, from the coding sequence ATGACCGACGCAGACACGACCGAACTCGCCCCGACCGACGCCGCACCGCCCCGTTCGAACTGGCGACCGACGCGAACGAGCGTCGCGTTCGTCGCCCTCGCGACGGCGCTCGTCGGGGCGGCGCTCACCGCGTCGACGGGCCTCTGGAACGCGGTCCTGCCCGCCGTCGTCGGCGCGGGCGTCCTCGCGGCGGCCGTCGCTCTCGCGGAGGCCGACGCCTACCGACCGCTGACCCGCGCCGTCGCCGCGGCCCTCCTCCTCCCGGCGGGCGCGGGTCTCGTCGCGGGCGTCGGCTACGCGCTCTCGAAGCAGATCAGCGGAACGCTCCCCGTGGGGTCCGTCTTCGTCGTCGTCGCCCTCGCCGTCGCGGCGTTCGGCGCGGCGGCGGGCGCGCGGGCCGTCGTCTCCGCGGACGCTCTCGGCTCGGCCGCGTCGGTCGGAATCGTCGTCACCGCGTTCGCGGCGGCGGTGTTCCTCCCGCTCGCCGCCGCTCCCGTCGTCGGGGAGTTCGCTGAGACGCTGTATCTCCCCGTTCTCGTCCCCGACCCGGTCCCCGCCGCCGAGTTCCCCGGCGCACTCCTCGGTGGTGTGGCTCGATACCTCCTCGACCCGACCCACGAGGGGCCGCACCTGTTCTCCTTCGGGCTGGTCTGCTACGTCGCGGCGTTCGGCCTGTGGTCCGCGCTCCGGGCGTTCCCCGTCGCAGACCTGCTCTCGCCGGACGACCCCGACTCCGCGCGGCGCGTCGTGGACCCGGTTCGGGCGTTCGCGGGCGTCTGTTCGCGGTGGGGACCGGCCGCCCTCTTCGCACTCGCGGTTCTCACGCTCTCGCCCGGCGGGTTCGAGTTCGTCCCCTCCGCGGTCCTCCGGGCGGTGTCCGACCTCGCGTCCGTCTCCGCCCTCCGTGCTCTGCTGTTCGTCGGGGGCGGCGTCTGCCTCCTCCTCGCGGCGGGGTCGTTGACCGTCCGCCGACTGCACGCCGCGACGGCGCGCGACGCCGCGGAGACGGGCGCGCCGTTCGTCACCGCTCTCGCCGTCGTGGCCGCCATCTTCGCCTTCCGGGGGCAACTCCTCTCGGCGCTCGTTTCGACAGTCGCGGACGTTCTCCCCGGCGAACTCGCGGCGACGTTCCGGACGCACACGGTCGCAGTCGTCGAGTTCTACGGTCCGGAGGTGGTCCTCCTCGGCGTCGCCGTCTGCCTCCTCCTCGCGGCGTCCGTCGCCGTCGTGACGGTGTACGTCGCCGTCGTCGCGGGCGCGGTGACCGACCGGGCGACCGGCGCGGCGTTCGCGGGCGGCGGCGTCTTCGTCGCCGCGGCCGTCGCCAGCACGCTCGGTGCCGGAACGGCGCTGGTTCTCGCCGGCCTCGTCGCCGGCCTGGTCGTCCGCGACGCCGGCGCGCACGGGTCGACGCTCGGGACCGAAGTCGGGCGAACCGCGCCGACGAGACGCTCCGAACTCGTCCACCTCGGCGCGTCGCTCTCCGTCGGCGTCGTCGGCGCGGCGGCCGCAGTCGGCCTCCGCGGCGTCGTACAGAGCGTTCCGTCGGTTTCGACCGGCGTCGTCCCCGTCGCACTCGGCGCGGCGTTCCTCGGGGTCGTCCTGTTCGCCGCGGCGCTCAGGTGA
- a CDS encoding AAA family ATPase has translation MDVQRAASTCDDVVAAVGEAVVADRSFLETVLTGVLARGHVLLEDVPGTGKTLTARSVATALGLSFSRVQFTPDLLPSDITGSTVYDESTGTFEFSKGPIFANVVLADEINRAPPKTQAALLEAMGESQVTVDGETYELPDPFFVIATQNPVEQEGTFRLPEAQRDRFVVKTRLGYPDRAGERELVDRRADRTARSPSVERVVEGDDVAALRRVPETVRVDEKLRDYVVDLGRATRTDDRIEVGVSPRGIQRLFEAARARAVVQGRDYVVPDDVKTVAGPVFRHRLVLSSAARVRGTDSVDVVADVLDEVPVPSVASQRR, from the coding sequence ATGGACGTACAACGGGCCGCCTCCACGTGCGACGACGTCGTCGCCGCCGTCGGCGAGGCGGTCGTCGCCGACCGCTCGTTCCTCGAAACCGTACTGACCGGCGTTCTCGCACGGGGACACGTGCTCTTGGAGGACGTACCGGGGACGGGCAAGACGCTCACCGCCCGGAGCGTCGCCACCGCCCTCGGCCTCTCCTTCTCGCGCGTGCAGTTCACGCCGGACCTCCTGCCCTCCGACATCACCGGTTCGACCGTCTACGACGAGTCGACGGGGACGTTCGAGTTCTCGAAGGGCCCCATCTTCGCGAACGTCGTCCTCGCCGACGAGATAAACCGCGCGCCGCCGAAGACGCAGGCCGCCCTGCTGGAAGCGATGGGCGAGAGTCAGGTGACGGTGGACGGCGAGACGTACGAACTGCCGGACCCGTTCTTCGTCATCGCCACGCAGAACCCCGTCGAACAGGAGGGGACGTTCCGCCTCCCCGAGGCCCAACGGGACCGCTTCGTCGTCAAGACGCGACTCGGCTACCCCGACCGGGCGGGCGAACGCGAACTCGTCGACCGGCGGGCCGACCGGACGGCGCGGTCACCCAGCGTCGAACGCGTGGTCGAGGGCGACGACGTGGCCGCACTCCGGCGCGTCCCCGAGACCGTCCGCGTGGACGAGAAACTCCGCGACTACGTGGTCGACCTCGGACGCGCGACGCGCACCGACGACCGAATCGAGGTGGGCGTCTCCCCGCGGGGCATCCAACGCCTGTTCGAGGCCGCCCGCGCCCGCGCCGTCGTGCAGGGGCGCGACTACGTCGTCCCCGACGACGTGAAGACGGTGGCGGGGCCGGTGTTCAGACACCGCCTCGTCCTCAGTTCCGCCGCGCGCGTCCGCGGCACCGACTCCGTCGACGTCGTCGCGGACGTTCTCGACGAGGTTCCGGTGCCGTCGGTGGCGTCGCAACGGCGCTGA
- a CDS encoding PRC-barrel domain-containing protein translates to MPFGPAPYDSSNDVTPLPAIEGKPVYGSEGYQLGIAVDFVLDFDANRVTEILVEDVDTERFPHLDAGRKGVRVPFESLRSIEDAIVVDAPLSQFAGVNGASPATLDANSSVAE, encoded by the coding sequence ATGCCTTTCGGCCCTGCCCCCTACGACAGTTCGAACGACGTTACCCCTCTCCCAGCCATCGAAGGAAAGCCGGTGTACGGATCCGAGGGGTACCAACTCGGCATCGCGGTCGATTTCGTCCTCGATTTCGACGCGAACCGCGTCACCGAGATACTCGTCGAAGACGTGGACACGGAGCGGTTCCCGCACCTCGACGCGGGACGGAAGGGCGTCCGCGTGCCCTTCGAATCGCTCCGCTCCATCGAGGACGCCATCGTCGTCGACGCGCCCCTCTCGCAGTTCGCCGGCGTCAACGGCGCTTCCCCGGCGACGCTCGACGCGAACTCCTCGGTCGCCGAGTAG